A genomic segment from Zonotrichia albicollis isolate bZonAlb1 chromosome 21, bZonAlb1.hap1, whole genome shotgun sequence encodes:
- the ENTPD2 gene encoding ectonucleoside triphosphate diphosphohydrolase 2, with product MARRLAALLLLLALGCLLGILLLLLGSGDTRGPPGFKYGIVLDAGSSHTAMFIYKWPADKENDTGVVSEHSMCDVEGPGISSYSSNPLAAGTSLEHCLSQALRDVPKEKHAGTPLYLGATAGMRLLNIADPQASDAVLRAVAATLKTHPFDFRGAKILSGEEEGVFGWVTANYLLENFIKRGWLGEWIQPQKKTLGAMDFGGASTQITFETRDTIENPRNEVMLKLYGQAYKVYTHSFLCYGRDQVLKRLLSKFLQAERYQETVSHSCWPMGYNKSLLLSSIYDSPCTEKERPSLALNTTVTLVGTGNGNLCTLHVSKLFDFTNCSFSHCSFDGVFQPKVSGNFIAFSAFFYTVDFIQTVMGRPVHLPSDLKDAAETICATSWSELLLKAPKLEKRLPDYCAISTFVYLLTTKGYSFNNHSFPNIAFQKKAGETSIGWALGYMLNLTNMIPAEKPSSHKSMLYNYWVILILLFVVTTLTSLVTAICLLRHSKSSII from the exons TACGGCATCGTGCTGGACGCTGGGTCCTCCCACACCGCCATGTTCATCTACAAGTGGCCTGCAGACAAGGAGAATGACACCGGGGTGGTCAGCGAGCACAGCATGTGTGATGTGGAGG GTCCTGGCATTTCCAGCTACAGCTCAAACCCTCTGGCGGCTGGGACAAGCTTGGAGCACTGCCTGAGCCAGGCCCTGAGAGATGTGCCCAAGGAGAAGCATGCAGGCACCCCACTTTACCTGGGTGCCACAGCTGGCATGCGTCTGCTCAA CATTGCAGACCCACAGGCGTCGGACGCTgtcctcagagctgtagcagccaCACTGAAGACACACCCCTTTGATTTCCGGGGAGCAAAGATCCTGTcaggggaagaggaaggggTCTTTGGCTGGGTCACTGCCAACTATCTCCTGGAGAACTTCATCAAG CGTGGATGGCTCGGAGAATGGATCCAGCCTCAGAAGAAGACCCTGGGGGCCATGGACTTTGGAGGTGCTTCCACACAGATCACCTTTGAAACCAGGGACACGATTGAAAACCCCAGAAATGAGGTGATGCTGAAACTGTATGGCCAGGCATACAAAGTGTACACACACAGCTTCCTCTGCTATGGGAGGGACCAGGTCCTCAAGAGGCTGCTCTCCAAGTTCCTCCAG GCTGAGCGCTATCAAGAAACTGTCTCCCATTCCTGCTGGCCTATGGGCTACAACAAGAGCCTGTTGCTGAGCAGCATCTATGACAGCCCCTGCACGGAGAAGGAGAGACCAAGCCTTGCCCTCAACACCACCGTTACCTTGGTcggcactgggaatgggaacctCTGCACTCTGCATGTCAGCAAGCTCTTTGATTTCACCAACTGCTCCTTCTCCCACTGCTCCTTTGATGGTGTTTTCCAGCCGAAGGTTTCAGGAAACTTCATT GCCTTCTCTGCCTTCTTCTACACTGTGGATTTCATACAGACTGTGATGGGAAGACCCGTGCACCTGCCCAGCGACCTGAAGGATGCTGCAGAGACCATCTGCGCCACCAGCTGGAGTGAG ctgctcctgaaAGCCCCAAAGCTGGAGAAGAGGCTGCCAGATTACTGTGCCATCAGCACATTTGTATATTTGCTCACCACCAAAGGCTACAGCTTCAACAACCACTCCTTCCCCAACATTGCCTTCCAGAAGAAG GCAGGAGAAACCTCCATTGGCTGGGCCCTGGGCTACATGCTGAACCTCACCAACATGATCCCAGCAGAGAAGCCCTCCTCCCACAAGAGCATGCTGTATAATTACTGGGTCATCCTCATCCTGCTCTTCGTGGTCACCACCCTGACATCCTTGGTGACTGCTATCTGCCTGCTCCGGCACAGCAAGTCCAGCATAATCTga
- the CLIC3 gene encoding chloride intracellular channel protein 3, which yields MAEKPQIQLFIKASEDGESIGHCPFCQRLFMVLLLKGVPFTLTTVDVKRALDVLKDFAPGAQLPVLLYNGEPKTDTITIEEFLEDQLSPPLCPSLVPQYPESSLAGNDIFHKFSAFIKNPVPAQDEALQRSLLRALLKLDEYLSAPLEHELAQDPHLRVSQRHFLDGDHLTLADCNLLPKLNIVQVVCQHYRRFGIPKDLRGVWRYLNSASETKEFKYTCPNSQEIIQAYRSVVRPPQ from the exons gcAAGTGAGGATGGGGAGAGCATAGGACACTGCCCCTTCTGCCAGCGGCTCTTCATGGTGCTGCTGCTCAAAGGGGTGCCCTTCACCCTCACCACTGTGGACGTGAAGAG GGCACTGGACGTGCTGAAGGACTTCGCTCCAGGTGCCCAGCTGCCCGTCCTCCTCTACAACGGCGAGCCCAAGACTGACACCATCACCATCGAGGAGTTCCTGGAGGACCAGCTGAGCCCCCCCCT GTGCCCCAGTCTGGTCCCACAGTACCCAGAGTCAAGCCTGGCTGGGAATGACATTTTCCACAAATTCTCTGCCTTCATCAAGAACCCGGTACCTGCCCAGGATGAGG CGCTGCAGCGGAGCCTGCTCCGGGCCTTGCTGAAGCTGGATGAGTACCTGAGTGCCCCTCTGGAGCACGAGCTGGCCCAGGACCCCCACCTCCGGGTCTCCCAGCGCCATTTCCTTGATGGAGACCACCTCACACTGGCTGACTGCAACCTGCTGCCAAAGCTCAACATTGTTCAG GTTGTGTGCCAGCACTACCGCCGCTTTGGGATCCCCAAGGACTTGCGGGGCGTGTGGCGGTACCTCAACAGTGCCAGTGAAACCAAGGAGTTCAAATACACCTGCCCCAATAGCCAGGAGATCATCCAGGCCTATCGTTCCGTGGTCCGGCCACCGCAGTGA
- the TMEM141 gene encoding transmembrane protein 141 isoform X3 translates to MKGPRRFRHGRGGRGGWQGRVLPQAGPSNLAMVNLGVRRVEDDVAARHPALQQYAACQSHAFMKGIGTFLAGSGAAFAVQKMARQKLPYSLQWSLLLAAAAGSLGSYVVTRAETQKCSNFWIYLETGKSPQEFAVTGGLSQPAENLPSAEERDGAATLVRRNRYGDVVE, encoded by the exons ATGAAAGGGCCCCGCCGGTTCCGCCATGGCCGCGGCGGAAGGGGCGGGTGGCAGGGGCGGGTCCTGCCCCAGGCCGGGCCCAGCAACCTCGCCATGGTGAACCTGGGCGTGCGGCGGGTGGAGGACGATGTGGCCGCCAGGCACCCG GCGCTGCAGCAGTACGCGGCTTGCCAGTCTCACGCCTTCATGAAGGGCATCGGCACCTTCTTGGCAG GCAGCGGGGCCGCCTTCGCGGTGCAGAAGATGGCGCGGCAGAAGCTGCCGTACAGCCTGCAGTGGAGCCTGCTGTTGGCTGCGG ctgcagggtccCTCGGAAGCTACGTGGTAACCAGAGCTGAGACGCAGAAATGCTCCAACTTCTGGATTTATCTGGAGACAGGCAAGTCCCCACAAGAGTTTGCCGTGACTGGTGGATTGTCTCAACCCGCAG AAAACCTCCCTAGTGCAGAAGAAAGGGACGGCGCTGCAACACTGGTGAGGAGGAACAGGTACGGTGACGTGGTGGAGTAG
- the PAXX gene encoding protein PAXX isoform X1, whose product MAEPAGPFHVLRTGTGRFLCYCGPDGAVYVTDAMEVWAGELGGCPALGFRCPPEEHGAMLRAALDRGTAALSLGPGSATLRLPEEPQCPALALAQLPAAEARSQLQALLFGMAGCIESLERRLEVAVETLASSCSPEKNAARSQQLFLPGRHCQGHLPCSCSLLSSPSWRLLVLYPRALQDTLSALSSGCWQPPVVLVLFQAEQGQGLVWWLSGCLGCSGQRLGIASLRRRAGFPLLPDWRLCGSMAPFGRGGQVWPFLALCGCWSCQAGLLEAPPNREGTGRAARAPG is encoded by the exons ATGGCGGAACCGGCGGGGCCCTTTCATGTGCTCCGAACCGGGACAGGCCGGTTCCTCTGCTACTGCGGACCCGACGGTGCCGTCTA TGTGACCGACGCGATGGAGGTCTGGGCCGGGGAGCTCGGTGGCTGCCCGGCGCTCGGCTTT cGGTGCCCGCCGGAGGAGCACGGCGCGATGCTCAG GGCCGCCCTGGATCGCGGAACCGCCGCGCTGAGCCTGGGCCCGGGTTCGGCCACGCTGCGGCTGCCGGAGGAGCCGCAGTGCCCGGCCCtggcccttgcccagctgcccgCCGCCGAGGCGCGCAGCCAGCTGCAGGCGCTGCTCTTCGGCATGGCCGGCTGCATCGAGAGCCTGGAGAGGCGCCTGGAAG TAGCAGTGGAGACGTTAGCATCTTCCTGCAGCCCCGAGAAGAACGCTGCCCGGAGCCAGCAGCTCTTCCTGCCAGGtaggcactgccaggggcacctgccctgctcctgcagtcTTTTGTCTTCTCCCTCCTGGAGGCTGCTGGTCCTGTATCCACGTGCTCTCCAGGACACTCTGAgtgccctcagctctggctgctggcagccacCTGTTGTCCTGGTGCTcttccaggcagagcagggccagggcttagTGTGGTGGCTCTCAGGGTGTCTGGGATGCTCAGGTCAAAGGCTGGGCATTGCCAGCCTCAGAAGGAGGGCAGGCTTTCCTTTGCTTCCAGACTGGAGGCTGTGTGGATCCATGGCTCCTTTTGGGAGAGGAGGCCAAGTCTGGCCCTTTCTTGCCCTCTGTGGCTGCTGgtcctgccaggctgggctcctggaggctccCCCCAACCGTGAAGGGACcggcagggcagccagagctcctgggTAA
- the PAXX gene encoding protein PAXX isoform X2 has protein sequence MAEPAGPFHVLRTGTGRFLCYCGPDGAVYVTDAMEVWAGELGGCPALGFRCPPEEHGAMLRAALDRGTAALSLGPGSATLRLPEEPQCPALALAQLPAAEARSQLQALLFGMAGCIESLERRLEAVETLASSCSPEKNAARSQQLFLPDPSPRKSKASGSALPGKRKVPGESLINPGFKRSVLGLDAARWAPCGLCSKVMGQQGLGLVTGVSSLSFQQEGTIWSEFRGLLMGAVLCPDESPMDPCV, from the exons ATGGCGGAACCGGCGGGGCCCTTTCATGTGCTCCGAACCGGGACAGGCCGGTTCCTCTGCTACTGCGGACCCGACGGTGCCGTCTA TGTGACCGACGCGATGGAGGTCTGGGCCGGGGAGCTCGGTGGCTGCCCGGCGCTCGGCTTT cGGTGCCCGCCGGAGGAGCACGGCGCGATGCTCAG GGCCGCCCTGGATCGCGGAACCGCCGCGCTGAGCCTGGGCCCGGGTTCGGCCACGCTGCGGCTGCCGGAGGAGCCGCAGTGCCCGGCCCtggcccttgcccagctgcccgCCGCCGAGGCGCGCAGCCAGCTGCAGGCGCTGCTCTTCGGCATGGCCGGCTGCATCGAGAGCCTGGAGAGGCGCCTGGAAG CAGTGGAGACGTTAGCATCTTCCTGCAGCCCCGAGAAGAACGCTGCCCGGAGCCAGCAGCTCTTCCTGCCAG accccagccccaggaagAGTAAGGCTTCTGGCTCAGCTTTGCCAGGCAAAAGGAAGGTACCGGGGGAGTCTCTCATTAACCCTGGTTTCAAAAGGTCAGTGCTGGGGCTGGATGCTGCTCGCTGGGCAccctgtgggctctgctccaaagtTATGGGACAGCAGGGCTTGGGACTTGTGACTGGTGTTtcttccctctccttccagcAAGAAGGCACCATCTGGAGTGAATTTCGAGGACTCCTGATGGGTGCTGTCCTGTGTCCTGATGAAAGCCCTATGGACCCCTGTGTCTGA